tttacaCTTAGTTTCCTACTTATCTCCTGATGAAGTCAACAACTGGAATTGTCTTGTGGTGTATTTGACTAATTAGATAATTGAAGGATACTAAATGTTGGTATACTGGGGATTAGAGGggacaattttaaaattttaactgCAACGGTACTTTAAAAATGTATCTAAACTTGCATGAATAAACCTTTCCCACCCCTTTTCTATTCCTAAACTTGTTTGTTGATATGAATGCCTTCCAAAAGGTTGTAAAATTTCCTGAGTAATGAGATCATTTGATATGGTATTACTAGCATATGTCATCTTTTTTTGAGGATTTTATTTCTGGATTGATTCTAGGTATGTACTGTGGCAGATACAAACTATCTAGCTTACTAGCCACTACTTCCTAGGTTTATAATCCATGATAACTGATTAGATTCCTAATAAGACCTTTTACTTGGCAGTGTTGCTAGATACCAAGAAGCAAATCCTGCAGTTTACACGACTGTTATATTCCCCTTCCTATTTGCTTTGATGTTTGGGGACTGGGGACATGGAATTTGCCTGTTACTGGGAGCGTTAGTTCTTATAGTACGTGAAAACAAGCTCAGCACGCAGGTAAACATTCTATGTTATACATGTAAACCATCTCTCATGAATACAAAAATGGTTTGAGATATATCGAACTTGCACATCCTTCCTTTTCCTTCTTACTTGAACTTCATCATGGTTGATAATTATGCCAACTAAGCTTTTAATCATTAGCTACCGATCATTCAGTGTTTAGCAGAATTTGTCTATGAAGTGTCATTTTTTCCCACaaaattatgttttctttttgtcCATAAATATCTTGAAATTCTAAATgtcattttaaattaatatattgtAGTATATCCAAGTGCAAGCAGAGAATCAACACTTTACTTTTTGTTTTGCTACTTGCATTACAATTAATACCTAACAGTTCTATTTAAATTCTTCCAGAAACTTGGAAGTTTTATGGAGATGCTATTTGGTGGGCGCTATATTCTTCTTATGATGGCACTATTTTCAATCTATTGTGGGTTAATCTACAATGAATTCTTTTCTGTTCCTTTTCACATATTTGGTGCATCAGCCTATCAATGCCGTGATAGTTCATGCAGGTGTGTATTATTATGTCTCTTAGAGCCTCTGATTTATGTACCGGTTAAATGTCTTTTTGTTTTATTCTGTAGAAATGTGATGCCTTACTTGTTGCTGCAGAATGTTCCCCTTTCCCCGTTTAGTATTTTTCTGAGTTACCTTGTGCATTCAACATTTTTCAACTAATGTtacaatttttttccttttcgttttaaaattaaatggtTAGAACAATTTTCGAACTTAAATGGCTGCTCTTATGTATCCTATTTGGTGTTGACATGACCTAAGCATCTCCACTTGCATCTGTGCATTTTGAGCAGCATTGGGGTTGGGAAACGAGTTAAGTTATTTGCTTAAATATGTCATCTAGGCTTTAGATCATGTGGAGTTTTGgggtttttttttggtttatttaaatttttttctcatttgaattgttctattttttatttatttatgttagcTGAGAATGTGGTCAACTTAGAACTTATTTTGCAAGGCCATACTTTTTGGTTAGCaccaatcctttgactttgattctgagtgattttttttatcattcttCGTCTTTTATCAGGGATGCACATACTGTTGGCTTAATCAAATACCGAGATCCATACCCGTTTGGTGTGGATCCCAGCTGGCGTGGAAGTCGTTCGGAATTGTCTTTTCTTAACTctctgaagatgaagatgtccATTCTGTTTGGTGTGACCCATATGAACTTAGGAATTTTATTAAGTTATTTCAATGCTCGTTTCTTTGGATGCTCACTGGATATAAGGTGTCTCACTCTTCTGTCTGGTCCGTGCAGTTATTATGTTATCTTTTAGTAGAATGTTTTAACCTACTCTATATGTGGTCCCCAGGTACCAGTTTGTGCCACAGATGATTTTCCTTAACAGTCTATTTGGGTATCTTTCCCTTCTCATTATTGTTAAGTGGTGTACTGGCTCTCAAGCGGACCTTTATCATGTAATGATATATATGTTTTTAAGCCCCACAGACGATCTTGGTGAGAATCAGTTGTTCTGGGGCCAAAGACCACTTCAAGTATGAATCTAGTTCCTTGTTTATTTTTACTTTATACAATTGTGTTCTGTTTCCTGGTCTCATCCTGTATTACTGGTCTTGATGTGCAGATTGTATTATTGCTTTTGGCCATAGTTGCAGTTCCGTGGATGCTCTTTCCAAAACCTTTTATACTAAAGAAGCGGCACACTGAGGTGCCACTTTTACCTGCCTTGTATATGATTTAGCAAGTTTATTTTATTCAACCAAGCTCTGTTTACGTTAGCATTTGTGTACATATGCTTCCTTTTTTGACTCCGAATTTCTGCTAAAGGTTGATCACCATCGATTGTCTTTAAGAAGTCAGAACAGTTACAATGATACATTTTCTTTGGAATGAATATTCTTAGAGTTTGGGTTAAGCCTAACtctaccacaaaagctagcttaggatGATGAAtactctaccctttataaggactatcttagccatatctctagtcaatgtggcaCCTCTAATACCATCTTAGGATTTGGGTTAAGCCTAACTCTACCCTAAAAGCTAGCTCAGGGATAAGAATTTTTATACCCTTTATAAGAACTGTTTTCGCCGTGTCTCTAGTTAATGTGGGACTTTAGCaaatatgttgaagtagtaatatACTTATGACTCCTGCGGGCAATGCAAACACATTTTCTGGCTTTAGTTTTCTTTATTCTTTACTTCTGTTGCACTAGAAATTAAACTGATGTGAAGGCCAAGATTATTAATCTTTTATTCTTCTGACATTATACAGAGATTTCAAGGTCGTAGTTATGGTCTTTTGAATACTTCTGAGATGGATCTTGAGGTAGAACCAGATTCTGCCAGGCAACATCATGAAGAATTCAATTTTAGTGAAGTTTTTGTTCACCAAATGATCCACTCCATTGAGTTTATTCTAGGTTCAGTTTCGAATACAGCATCATATCTTCGACTTTGGGCATTAAGGTTTGCTCTGCCATTATCCTCCATCTCCATGAATTTCTATTTTATAGATTCTTGTTCCTTGGTTGACTTTTCTTACCACTTGCAGTTTGGCTCACTCAGAACTTTCTACTGTTTTCTATGAGAAAGTCCTGCTTCTTGCTTGGGGGTGAGTTTGATATATAACCTGTCTTTTATACTCTCAACATTTCAATCTTCTACGTGCCTCCCTCAATAGACGAAACAAAAATTCATAGCTGAACTTGGATGAAATGAGACTCTTTATGATTGATGTGAATAACAGTAATCTGTGAACCACAAAATCACATAATTCTAAAGGATTGTTTTCATAGTCCACAGTGTGCACTTAAACTTTTGGATATGTATAGTGTCAGAATGTTGGGATATTTCACTAATGTTAACATTAATAGGAAGGGCCAATTTTACACCATTGACATGCCAGTTTATCAATCAAATTTCCTCACTTCTCTGTTATTTTAAACTATTGTTTTGATATGCTTGGATTTGTGACTATAACAAACCTTTATAAGATTCAAAGAATTAAGGAGAAGCCTCCATTGTTGCATTCATAGTTTTTTTGATCTTTATTCTTTTATTATTAATGCCATTCCTGGTTCCAATTAAAATAGGTATGACAACCTTGTCATTCGGTTGGTGGGGCTAGCTGTTTTTACCTTCGCAACTGCCTTTATACTACTTATGATGGAGAGTCTTAGTGCTTTTCTTCATGCTCTGCGGCTTCACTGGGttgaatttcaaaataaattctACCATGGTGATGGCTTCAAGTTCAAGCCCTTTTCATTTGCCGCCTTAACAGAGGAAGACGATTGATCCATTCTTATCTCGCTTTTTTGGCAAATACACGGAGGAAGACACAATTGAAAGGAGCACAAGATGAGAATTTGTTGGAACCTCGATGGTTCAGAAATTTAGGTTTGCTTGATAGAATGGTGCTTTATATTGACCTAGCAAccaacaaaagaaagaaattcTTGCATATTTTCCTATGGCTACGGTGGTATAACTATAAGTCTATAGCAGTTCTCTGCCAATGGTCATGGAAAGCATTTGCATCGTGTAACTGAATATTTACCTTATAGTtttttttcccttctttttAGAATAGGAAACAGGAAGAGATAGGCGAAGGGAAGGAACTGTTCTGACTAAATTTTTTGTAAAGAGGAGCTGGGATCCATCATATAGTGTAGCTATTGGATTTTGGTTCTTTGGGGTTACATAAATATACATCATGTAGCGGAGGTTTTGCCTGGAAATAACAAATGTCTCTGAAATTTTCTTGTATTAATAAATGAGAAGATAGTGCCATAATTTTTTCTGTATGGGTTTATCAAAGTAAAATGTTGAAACCTGAAAGCATGAGTTTATCAAAGTAAAATGTTCAAATCTGAAAGTATGGGTTTTTCGAAGTAAAATGTTGAAAATTGTAAGCTGAATGATGCCATTTGTATGCCATTTGTATGAAACTGTGTAATGAAGTTTATATAGGTTAGAGTTCTGTAAGTTTGCAGGTTTACCATGGATTATTCTGAGTTCTGTAATTAACTGAGTTGATCTATTTTCTTGTCAACTGGATTAATGACTTTAAGAGTATGTTTGGATCAGGAAAAAACATAGTTTTATGTTCATTGGAATGGTAAATGTCACATTCCGATGCCCCAAAGGTCAAAGCTATGCAGTGTCCGTTTAGTTTAACTGGATGAGTTTTCAAACACAGTCTAACTTGTTAGTTAATACATTACGGTACAAgctgcctatcaaaaaaaataacGGTACAAGCAGAAGTGGACACCATGTCGAAGCCATATGAATTTCTAATATTTTGATATCCATTTTCGTATCATTTTGAAAAGGTGTAGACTTGCATATCCTTGACTTTGTTGATTGCTTATTGGTTTGTTACAGACTTACAGCAAATCCTGCGGTGGATGGTTGATAATTTTGTTCTAATTTTAACTAATCCATCtaaaaatactatttttttctctatcaaattaattaatatattgatGCATAGATAAAAAATTTAGACCGGGGTGCTTGTATCAAGAGTAAGAAACACACATTAATCTCAATGTCGTGTCATGGGTCACAAACAAAGTCCACCATTCGCCTATAAATTTCTCGTATAAATTTTCTTACCTCTAAGTGTTTCAATAGGATTTCTAGTTGATTTCTTCTCCAGCACCGCTAGTGAAGAGATTCATTCCACTCTCCATCCAATCGCTCATAAAGCCGTGATGCTAGAGAGCTTACTTGATTTAAGCACGTGTTTTCTCATGTATCTTAATAAGCAACTTTACTTGTTCATCACATATATTTCTATGATTCCTCTTGTTATTTaatcatttatttaatttttcttctttggttaAGTTCTTTTGATCTCTTACTCAAGTTTGTTGTTCTATCTGATTTCCTTAGATCTATCAGTAAGAGAATAATGGTTTAAGTTTCTTCGGTGACCATGGGTTGGGGTTTGCTATATTTTAGAAGAGATCTTTCAACGAGTGTGATTTCATTGATTAGGGTAAGTTGTACATTCTTCCCAATTTTCTCTAAATATCTACATATCATTTTGCAGAAGTTGCTTGTGTTTCCTGATTTTGTTGTATTTTACGAGTTCTAATTGAATCTTCTGCAAACTTAACTTTTATTCACTAAGGATGTATTATTTGATGTGATCTTGTTTCCATATTGTTTTCATGAGTTTATAATTGACTATCGTGAATATTTAGTCTTGATGTGTTGAGCGGAGAAAATCGAAACCCCCAACTTAATATGGGTTGATCAAAGTTGGgattttttcttttatgaatTGAGATTTTTTACTTTTCATTTCAACAAGAACATGATTGTCAGAGGGAAAAAAGGTGGAGAAGAAAACGAAAATTTCTTTAATCTCTGGGTTAGTCAATGATATAACAAAAATGTGCTTTTGTTTAATTcaatacagaaaaaaaaacatgtacgtaaaccctaaattcaaaacCCAATCATTGTTATAACCAAACATACAACAAACGACACATCGTTTGAAACGGCAAAACAAACTATAAAACCAGCGGCATTCTTGACTCAATTCACTACCATTCAACATTTCCACCACCTTTGCGACTGCAACTGCAAGTAGACGCATTAAATTCTGAAAATCCATAGAAGTGGTGAATTCTCGTAACCGTAATAATGAAATTACTGGTACTCGATCTCGACCTCTACCTGGCTTCACAGATATCTCCAATAGAGAGGTTGGCTCATCTCGTCTCACCAGTTTTGCTCGTCGATTTTCAGCTTCAGAGGTTTTCCCATTTTCCCTCTCTTTTGTGCTTTTCATATTTCCCCTTTTGCCAAATCCTCTGATTGATCACCACCAAATGATTTTATTTCAGTGAAAATTGCTACTTTAAGATTTTGTGTACTGTGTCTGAATCAGTTATGATTTGCGTGATTGCATGTTCTTGAATATCTCTAAGATTTTGTAACGCCAATTTTTTATTGTGTatgattatttttcttttgaattgtgTTGCATAGATATTAGATACGTGTGTTGTATTAGGTACAGGTTGCGTACTAGGTACAGATCCATGTATAGggcaaataattaattatacacTATTGTTGAAAAATGTCTGATTtgcatcaatcaatatatattagaaaagaagaacttctctAAGGCTGATTTGATGACGTGTCACTCCCACAGGCCAAGttaatgacgtgtcgctcccagattaattctcagaCCAATTTGATAAGGTGTCACTCACAGATTAGTTTtcatttgatattaaaaatattaaaaaaaaagcatatatgaacctaaaaataaactttttcttcacctaaaatttatttccataacaaatcttgaaaccgattttttaaaggtaattttaaatccgagaaactttttcataaaatattaaaattttaaaagatttgtcttaatcatctaagatttacctagattaaataaaaaactaaaaattcaataaaattatcataaaaattaattaataaaaactatcaaatcacaataaaaactcataaaaataccgtaaattaaataaaaatccgaaaattcaataaaaataccataaaatttaattaatactctaaaaataaactttttcttcacctaaaatttatttccataacaaatcttgaaatgATTTtgtaaaggtaattttaaatctgagaaacttttttataaaatattaaaattttaaaatatttgccctaattatctaagattgaGAAAGCATATAGAAGTTGCATATAAAGCCACTAATGGGGTTACCAAAGGTTGCCATGGAGAGTGTGGGTTTGGAGGCTTTGTCCGTAATTGCAATAATGAGGTAAAAGGTTTTTATTTAGGATCCTGGGGGTGAGTTTTGCTTTTGAAACAGAGGTGATGGCGATTCATGAAGCTTTGAAATTCTGCTCACTACATATGATGTCCAGTCGAATCTAATGGTGTTGTAGGCTTCGGATATACCACTTCCAAATCCTCATTATAGTGAGTAGTGACATACTTGCTGCCAAAAAATACCCCCACGGCCCTGTGGTGGATATCAGACGAAACATTACAATTGTTTTATGTCAGTGTCTGCAATGGTTTGGTAGCAAGTGAAGGGGGTCAATTTTATTCATTCTTTGATCAACTCATAATGCTGCACATGGCTGGTGTTGGTTTGTTGAATAATGTAGTTGAGAATTGAGAAGGTAGAGTTTGTTGCTGCAAAATTAAAGTGGCATACAATGGCATCTTGACTTAATCACTCTCCCTTGAAAACTGACTTCTGCTGAAACTGTATGAATTAGTTAACCAGCAATTTTTTTTGGATATAAGCGTAAACTAGCAATTAAAACTAAGAAGGGGAAGGGGTGTTATGTTCTGCGAGTTTATACAGTTCTTAGCATGCAGTGATGCAATATGAAGTATAAAGGGAAAATAAATGGTATGCCATGAAAGTAAGGGTTTGGAAGTACCACTTGCCAATTTGTTTATAGCGCATTTGGTTACTCTCATATAACAAGAAGCTACAAAGTGATGTGAGCAGCCCCCAAGAGCAGAATTGAGGGTCGCATGGGCAATTTTAGAGCCGCAGGGGCATTCTGATCTAAAGCCCTTTGTTCATCCTTGAAAAAACTCAGTTGCATATAGATCTCTGCAAAATCTTAATCTTCTTCTTGCATGTATAGATCTGTGTTCGGTGAATTAAGCAGTTGATGGTCGGCCACTATGAGGGATAATGGAGAAGGAGCAAAGGTTGTATTTTGGGGAAGCAAAATTGAGAATTTgcccgatgtgggacttgagcATAGTCAAGAGAAAGGCAACAATGGACAattaattatttgattttttttactggTCTAAGTGGCGTGAGACGGAGGAGCCCATGGTTGATAACAAACAATGTCCAGTGAAGAATCTGGTGGTGCTGATGTGCAGGTGGAATTCTtcttaaaatgtttttttagataagccaaatttTGTATTAAGATATGATCATACTTTCAGTTTTGAGTTCAAGCCGGTGGTTCTGGGTTCTAATGTTACCTATTCAAGTTACTCACCAAGCCTCCACCACACTGTGTGTGACCGTGTGTGATGATAAATCAACAGTTTAACACCCCCTACCCCTATCTAAAAATTGttttgatttgtgtgaaataCTTTTGTGTTGCTATTGTTAATTCatgtaataaaataattaaagtaCAATGTATATGTTTTGTGTCTACTTTGGGTAGGGAGGTGTACACTACAGTGGAGATACGTAGCACACGACGGAACCAAACAACTGGTTGCCTTTTGTGACATTGGTACATTTCTTATTGCTTGATTTTATCTATGTAACTTTAGCAGAGTGATTTATGTTTAAGGCTTTACCATGTTATAtacttttctgattttttttcctaattaaaattaaattggaAATTATTATGAGATGTTAATGGTAAAGgattttaatttatgtttctTGAATCTAAATAGGAAGAAGTTTTGAGAGGAATCTAATCAGTATATCAGTATATGAAGGAGGGAATGTGAAGTATAGAATGTTAAACAATTTGAGGTAAATATATAGGGGAATTGGAAAAATAAACTTCTATTGCGTGTGATCTAAACCACATTCAAAATCCCTTGAGACTTTCCAGCAATCAACAAAGTAACAAAAGCAAGCTTGAGCCACACCACACAGCCGTAACACTACAATACCCGCAATTATAACACGTGCAACCGCAAccgaaatttaaatttaaaatcctGAGTCGGACGTCGGGTGTGGACAGTTAGGTTTAGGTCTTACCTTGCCCAGGCTCCACAAAAATTCTGGCTCCGCCACTGGAAAGTGAAATGCCATGCTTATTTTTGGAGGTGGAGATTTATTGGCTATTATAATCAAGCTTGAGACTTCGTGCAGTTTTGTCAGCTTGCAGGAACTACATGCCATTGGAGCTGatctttctatttatttattgtttgcTGCTAATGTTTTTTGTAGGGGGTGGTTTTGTTTAGCTTTTTTTGAGGTATATTTGGTGCTTGGCTTTTGTTTTAGTGATATTTTTCCTCCCCTAGGGTTTTTCTCACTGGATTTTTCCTAGgggggttttaatgaggctctctcATGAGTTGCTTTTGGCACCAAGTTTTTgtgggtttttttttcattctacaTGAGAGGAATGTTCTCATGAGTTTTTTACTCATTCATCAATACAATTTCTTTGttctcaaaaacaaaaataaagccACTAAATTTACTTTTTCTAGTGGCGATATTCTTGCACATCTTTACCATTGGCCTAATCAAAGTATGCATGAATTTTTTTACGTACTTTTTTAGTAGGTTGTGTTTTACGGCATTTCTTCATTTGAAACTATACTTCCATGAGAACTATGTCTAAAATAAATTAGTAGACATGGTAAAAATAACTTACATAGAACGTAATTTACATGGGTTGATGAACAAAGAGAAATAGTGGGAGAAATAAGCAGAGTAACAAAAAGGAATAAATTGATTATTATTTTACTCCTGGTGTAAGATAGGTGTCCTTCTTCGAAGACAATTCTGTTTGAGCCGGGAAAATCCACATCATGGTGGGGCTAACTCTCCAAACGGAGTTTTTTCCATCTACAAGATTCGatgagttaatttttttaaaggaaattatgaaaaaatactaaaattaattatattaaattttttagataAATTTTAGGAGTAAATATGTATAAAAGTACAATAATTTGATAGCCAAAATATGTTGTACgggaattaaaaaatattaatacatttatagtctatatttatttatgttaaatAACACGATCAAGCCCTGATAGAAAGGAGGGTTGTGTCTCTTTAAAATAATAAAGAGCTTATAAATGGCCTATTAAATCAATACAGGagaatttgtttttcttttaggtAAGAGGAATAAGATTATGACTGATTATTTGTTTCCGAATATTTTCTGGATTTAACCATTGGTACTGCAAAATAATATAATTGTAAATTATTATACATTGATATAGTTAGAGATTTTGGATTTAATGTATCCGCAATATAAAATTTTTACACTAACATTAGGTTGTTTGCTACGTTGGAAAAGTAAATTTaaagttaattaaaataataaatagttCATTATTAAATTCAAGCGGTGCCGATCACAGTGGTTAAAAGTGACTATTTTTTCAAACCACTGAGATAGAAAGTTCGTTCCTTAAAACATGCACTCTTTAGAAAATATTAGTTTTGATCGAAATCAGAATTTTTGAATCCATGAAAATATTAGCTTGGAGTCATGGTCTATTGCAATATATTGGTcaagttcttttttttaaatattattagtccacgtgttttttttaaagattttcaGCAACCAAAATCTTCTATTTAAAATCAATCACAAAGAGGATAAGAACGCTTTATTCAACCACAAAGACTAAATATCCAAGTCATATCAAAATTGCTCAATGAGCACAAATTAACTAAATTCCCAAAGGAGCCAAAGTCAACCAAAGAATGGGTGCACAACACCACTTTGGCCATAACAACTTAATGTAAATTGCGAAAATGTAGTGTAGAGGAAAAAGTAGAAGGCTAAAAAATTTAATTGCTGAAATTTATTAAGAATTTGATGTTCATTCTGTTCACGTGAAGAGAACGAACTGGGAGCTCTACTTCATCATTAAAGCTTGCACCTTTAACCTTA
This portion of the Lotus japonicus ecotype B-129 chromosome 3, LjGifu_v1.2 genome encodes:
- the LOC130743297 gene encoding V-type proton ATPase subunit a1-like → MVFSEKMDQFIDNLPPMDLMRSEKMTFVQLIIPAESAHRAISYLGELGLLQFRDLNAEKSPFQRTFVNQVKRCAEMSRKLRFFKDQINKAGLISSTRIVLQRDIDLEDLEVQLAEHEHELIEMNSNSDKLRQSYNELLEFKIVLQKACGFLVSSNGHAVSDERELQENIYSNDDYVETASLLEQDMVPQPSNPSGLRFICGIICKSKVLRFERMLFRATRGNMLFNQAPAGEQIMDPVSTEMIEKTVFVVFFSGDQARTKILKICEAFGANCYPVPEDISKQRQITREVSSRLTDLEATLDAGIRHRNKALASITDHLANWMNMVRREKAVYDTLNMLNFDVTKKCLVGEGWCPMFAKTQMQEALQRATFDSNSQVGIIFHPMDAVESPPTYFRTNTFTSPYQEIVDAYGVARYQEANPAVYTTVIFPFLFALMFGDWGHGICLLLGALVLIVRENKLSTQKLGSFMEMLFGGRYILLMMALFSIYCGLIYNEFFSVPFHIFGASAYQCRDSSCRDAHTVGLIKYRDPYPFGVDPSWRGSRSELSFLNSLKMKMSILFGVTHMNLGILLSYFNARFFGCSLDIRYQFVPQMIFLNSLFGYLSLLIIVKWCTGSQADLYHVMIYMFLSPTDDLGENQLFWGQRPLQIVLLLLAIVAVPWMLFPKPFILKKRHTERFQGRSYGLLNTSEMDLEVEPDSARQHHEEFNFSEVFVHQMIHSIEFILGSVSNTASYLRLWALSLAHSELSTVFYEKVLLLAWGYDNLVIRLVGLAVFTFATAFILLMMESLSAFLHALRLHWVEFQNKFYHGDGFKFKPFSFAALTEEDD